A segment of the Agarivorans albus genome:
AATGAGTAAATAAGATAGCAAGGCGTTGATTGGCATTTCGATGAGGTAGCCTTGCAGCGGGATTTTGCTTTTTCCTTGGCTGTTAAGCAGGGCAATCATCACTTGGGTAACGGCGGTAAATAGCACCAAGTATTTAGAAATGGCTAAGTAGCTAATAATTTGTTGCTGTAGCGCGATGTCATCGGCGAGCGCGCCAACAATAGCTTGGTCACCAAGGTGCAATACTAACCAAAAGATTATCGCTACAGTTACGTTGATCGCTAAACCAGACCAAAAACCTTTGGCAATGGCTTGCTTATTGCCCGAACCTATTGCTCGACTAAGTACTAATTGTGAGCCGTTGGCCAAGGCCATTTGAATGCCCATGATAAAGGCCACCAGGGTCGCCGCTATACCCATAGCAGCTAGAGGGATCTCGCCCAGAGGAGACACCAATAAGGTGTCTACCATCAACATTGATTGCATTAATAGGCCGTTTAAGGCGAGCGGCCAAGCTAAGGCGATATTCTTTTTAAGGTAGGATTGGCTCGGCACAACAGTCTCTAGTTATAGCAATCAATTTAGGATAATCAGTAGTATATGTGGTTTTGTATTACAAATTAAGTTGATAGATCAAATTCTGTTGAAATAAGCAGCGTTTTACTAAGACATTAAAAAATAACTTAGCATGGCGCTACCACCAGAAATGGCACATAAACTTAAAGAAAATGTACGAATCCATTGCTGTGGAAAGCGTTTGCCGTAGCGTCGCCCCAGAAAAGCCCCTAAGAGCGCAGCAGGAATTAAAGGCAGAGTCGCAGATAAATGCGTTAGCGACATAAATCCTACCGACGTTTGCACGATGAGCGACATAAAGCAGCTAGCAACAAAAAAAGCCGACAGATTTGCTCGTAAATAGCTGGCTTGCTGATGTTGTAATAGCAAGGCCATTGGTGGTCCGCCAATTGAGCTGCTCGTTCCCATAAAACCAGAAATGAATCCGGCTATTGCCATGCGCCTAGGTGTGGGAGCGATACGAATAGGAAACAAGCTAATGGCTACGGCGATAATTACCGACAAACCTAACCAAAAAGACAAACTTGCTAGGTCGGCCCACAGCAATAAAAGTCCGCCTGCAACAGAGCCAGGGATGCGGCCGATAATCGCCGCTTTTAAGCCACCAAATGCGATGCTGTGTCGGTATTCAATGGCACTTAAGCTTGCTACTACCAGCGCAACCACAACCATGGGACCTGGTACATAAACAGGGGAGAGCTGGAACAATAATGGCGCAGCAATTACCGCTAGACCAAAACCTATGGTGTATTGCACAAATGCACCGCTTAACACCAGTAAACAGGCTAACAGTGTAATCACTTTGCCACCTCACTCACCCAAGCCTTGGCTAAGCAAAGTGGGTCGTTGATAAAAGCTATTCGCCTAATTAAGCGAACATATCGTTTGTTGCTGGTGGCTAAGAGTAGCTAGTTCGATTAAGGCAATTACTTCGCTGGCTTGTTGAGCACTTACAGCAAGTGGTTCACCCTTAGTCACTGCATTTACAAAGTTATCATAAAATGCCAAATAATTACCTTTAATTAATGACTTATGCAACAAGGCTTGGCCTGCTAAGTGAATTTCGCTGCGATTATTGTCTTGGCCAAATATCGCTGCATTTGCCGACAAGCCCGCTGCAAGTTGTTGCTCTTGAGGATCCATGCCCCATTTAGCGTAGGAGCCTTTACTACCATGTAGCTGAAAGCGAGGGCCCGGCTCAACCATTAAGGAATTACAGCTAAGCTGTACTTTTTTGTCCGGATAAATCAGCTGTAGGTCAAAGCTGTCAGGTGTTACCGCCCCGTCACGCTGAGTATCCAGATGAGCCCATAGTTTGTCTGGCTTACCAAATAAGCTAAGTACTTGGTCGATAAGGTGAGCGCCCAAATCGTAGAGCACTCCACCGCCTTGAGGGTCGAGCTCCTTCCAGCGTTGTTTCACTACCGGGCGATAGCGGTGAAAATGGGCGGAATAACTATGAATACGACCAAGATTTTGGCTAGCAAGCAGCTGAGAGATAGTTAAAAAGTCACTATCCCAGCGGCGATTATGAAACACACTTAAACACTTACCGGTTTGGTCTGCAATTTGTTGCAGTTGCAGACATTGTTCGCTGGTTATGGCCAAGGGTTTTTCAACGATTACATGTTTGCCGGCTAGCATGGCTTGTTCGGCTTGCTCTGCATGCAGCGAGTTGGGGCTGGCGATAACGACAATATCAATGTTGGGGTGATTGATCAGTGTATCGCTGTCCAAACATAATGCTTTGGGGTAAGCGTCGGCAATCTCTTGCTTGCGAGAGCTTGCAATGGCAAAAACGTTCAGCTGCTGATGGGCGCTAATCAGCGGGCCGTGAAATACTCGACCAGATAAACCAAATCCAATAATACCAACGTTTAACATGCGTGCTCCTATAATGGGCTTAAGGCAAAGGAATTGTTGCTAGCTTAACCGCCTCAGGTTGCTGGCGTATGACCGACAGTAACCAAAGTTGCGCGCCGTCGCTAGCAATGGCTTGCGCGGTATCGGCTTGCTCTAATGCTATTACCTGCAGCACTTCCCCAGATTGTGGCTCAATTTCCAATAGGCTACTGAATCGAGAGCTGAGCACAAACCAACTACCTTGATGCAAAGTCATGCTGCCTAATTGATATTGAGAGAGCTGATCTTGCTGGCCTGCGCGGTTTAGCTCAAAGCTTTGTTGTTGTTGACCGTCGCGGTTGCCGCGATAACAGCGTTTTAGGCCTTCGCGTTCGCAGGTATAAAGAAGTTGAGCTTGTGGATCCCAGATCAAACCGGCGGTTTTATGATGTAAGCCGTCACGTAACCATTTGCGCTTATCTACAAACTTCCAGCTTTGCTCGGCTAGCTCAAAATACAATAAGCGTGCATCGCTGGAAATACCCACTAGATGATCATCTAACAAGACTAAATCGGCGATATCGCCACTGGCGGGTAACTCTTCTAGTCTGGCTTCGGTGAGCGGCGGGTTAAGGTAAGCCAGTTTTGCAGAACCAGTGACTAACACGGTTTGTGGTGCCAGAGTGCCAATTAACCAGTGCTGTTGTTTTGGCAGCCACAAAAGGCTGGCCGCATTTGGTATGCCGTTTAGTTGCGCGACTAACTGCGGTTTTACGCTGTGCTCTGCTAAAGGACTATCTTGAAACTCACTACTTGGCGGTGGAAACATCACCAAGCCGACCAGGGTGCCAATCATTAAAAGGGCGATTAAACCAATAACTTTAAACATGCTGTGCCCACCTTGGCGACATCGATAAAAACCCGTAGCTTTTATGGCTTAGGCTGGTAATAACTTAAGAACATGGCAATGCAGCTTTCTACAAGTTCTGCTTGTTCGTCAGCGCTTGGCATTGGCATGCGGTTGATAATTTGTGGCCAAAAACAGCGGCCTTTTAACATGGACAAAAACTGACTACTTACCAAGCTAGGGTTTTCACTTTGGATGCGTCCGTCTTTAATGGCACATTCAAACCAATAATTGATGCTGTTTTCTAAGGTAGCCATATGTTGCATGGTTGCAACCATTTGCTCTGGCATATGAATCGCTTCAGCAATCACTAATCGAGCAAGGTCGATAAACTCGGGATCGGCAAATAACCTTAATTCTTTTTGCGCCAGTTGCTGCAGTTGTTCTGCCAAACTCAGTTGACTGGAATAGCCCATTTTAGTGGCTGCAGAAATCAAATCTAGCATCATGCTAACAATGCCAATAAACAAAGCCTGTTTACTGGGAAAGTGGTTATAAACAGTGCGTTTACTTACTTGAGCCGTTTGAGCAACGCGATCCATGCTGGTGGCGGCATAGCCACTAGCCTTAAATTCAGCGATAGCTGCATTGATTATTTGAGCGCGTTTTTTTTGGCTAAGAGTCATTGTTCAGGAAAAATTAATTTAAGCGGAATTGCTGTTGTCTGATTCTAACAAATTTAGTAAATGCATGGGCTAACAAATTGCCGCTGATTGTTCATTGAAATGTCACCTGCTGGTTCGCAATAACAGCCACACTGGGAAGGAGAATTGAGCATGGGCTTTCAAGATGAACCAAGACACTGTTTTAGAGCGAGAGTGATATTAGTAAAAAACTAAGCGGCTTACCTCCCAGTTTACGCCAGTATTACTTGTTGCTTAGTTGGCCGCTTCAGTTTGGTTTAGCGCCTGCTGTGGAATCGAGATAATAAAGCGAAAGCCTTTTTCTGGTTGAGTATCAACTTGTAGCTGCCACTGCAGTTTTTGGGTGATGAGGTTATACACTATATGCATACCTAAGCCGCAGCCTCCTTGGCCTCGGGCTGTAGTATAGAAAGGCTCAAAAATGTGGCTTACGGTTTCTTGGCTAGCACCTTTTCCTGTATCGGCCACGATGAGTTGCGCGCCTTGGCCAGCTTTTTCTAGAGAAATACTGATTTTGCCTTCGGTTTTTCCATGATCGAGCCCGTGAATAAGCGCATTGCCAAACAAATTGGTAATCACTTGGGCGATCGCTCCCGGATAGGTAAATACATGTAGATTGGGCTCTAGCTGAGTATTGAGGCTAACCTTAGTGCCCTTAAGTTGATGCTGTAAGCTACGGAGAACTTTGTTGATGTAGTCGGCAAGATTGATACTGCGTTGCTCTTCGTAGCTTTGGTCTACTGCAACTTGCTTAAAGCTGGTGATAAGTTCTGCAGCGCGTTGCGCACTGCTAATGATAATATCACTGGTATTGGAGGCATCATCAACAAACTTTTCAAAATTGGCTTTGGTAAGTTGTTGGTTTTTCATTTGAGAAGCCAACAGCGCAATCTGTTCTTTAAGGTGGCTTGCTGCTAGTAAACTGTTGCCCAAAGGGGTATTTATTTCATGGGCTACACCACTGACCAAGCCGCCTAAGGCCGCCATTTTTTCACTTAACTCAACTTGAGCCTGGTATTGTTTGGTTTCTTCGAGTAGCCGCTGGTGGTCAATAATGTCAGCGATTTGTGGTGCCATAAATTCGATGAATTCAGCATGCACACCTTCGGTGAGCGCTACCATATAGCCAAAGTGCTGGTTACCACTTTTAAGTTCGCTTATCACCCAAAGACCTTGATGCGCTTTGTCGCCAATTACTTCCTCAAAGGCGGCTGGCAAGGGCGTTACCGATTCTGCTAAGGCTAGACTGCCAGGTTGTAAGCGGTGAGCCAAATAAGTATGGC
Coding sequences within it:
- a CDS encoding sulfite exporter TauE/SafE family protein, translating into MITLLACLLVLSGAFVQYTIGFGLAVIAAPLLFQLSPVYVPGPMVVVALVVASLSAIEYRHSIAFGGLKAAIIGRIPGSVAGGLLLLWADLASLSFWLGLSVIIAVAISLFPIRIAPTPRRMAIAGFISGFMGTSSSIGGPPMALLLQHQQASYLRANLSAFFVASCFMSLIVQTSVGFMSLTHLSATLPLIPAALLGAFLGRRYGKRFPQQWIRTFSLSLCAISGGSAMLSYFLMS
- a CDS encoding Gfo/Idh/MocA family oxidoreductase; its protein translation is MLNVGIIGFGLSGRVFHGPLISAHQQLNVFAIASSRKQEIADAYPKALCLDSDTLINHPNIDIVVIASPNSLHAEQAEQAMLAGKHVIVEKPLAITSEQCLQLQQIADQTGKCLSVFHNRRWDSDFLTISQLLASQNLGRIHSYSAHFHRYRPVVKQRWKELDPQGGGVLYDLGAHLIDQVLSLFGKPDKLWAHLDTQRDGAVTPDSFDLQLIYPDKKVQLSCNSLMVEPGPRFQLHGSKGSYAKWGMDPQEQQLAAGLSANAAIFGQDNNRSEIHLAGQALLHKSLIKGNYLAFYDNFVNAVTKGEPLAVSAQQASEVIALIELATLSHQQQTICSLN
- a CDS encoding TetR/AcrR family transcriptional regulator gives rise to the protein MTLSQKKRAQIINAAIAEFKASGYAATSMDRVAQTAQVSKRTVYNHFPSKQALFIGIVSMMLDLISAATKMGYSSQLSLAEQLQQLAQKELRLFADPEFIDLARLVIAEAIHMPEQMVATMQHMATLENSINYWFECAIKDGRIQSENPSLVSSQFLSMLKGRCFWPQIINRMPMPSADEQAELVESCIAMFLSYYQPKP